One window from the genome of Candidatus Methylomirabilota bacterium encodes:
- the hslU gene encoding ATP-dependent protease ATPase subunit HslU — protein MEQLTPRQIVAELDRYIIGQNAAKKAVAIAVRNRWRRQKLPPELRDEVAPKNIIMIGPTGVGKTEIARRLAKLAEAPFLKVEASKFTEVGYVGRDVDSIIRDLTDIAVNMVKGERTAAVGERAAELAEERLLDLLVPPGRAGAQPVGFETPQAAPQETREKFRTMLREGKLDDRIVEIEIRDRTLPMVEVVPGAGVEGMDQLRDMLDNLLPHRMKRRRVKVMEARRILAQEEAQKLIDMDEVLAEAIRRAENSGIVFLDEIDKITGRERAYGPDVSREGVQRDLLPIVEGSTISTKHGMVRTDHILFIAAGAFHVSKPADLIPEMQGRFPLRVELNSLTKEDFIRILTEPQNALIKQYTALLATEGVDLSFTSDAIEEIASIASAVNDATENIGARRLYTIMERFLEDVSFEAPHMDGVKVEINSAYVRDKLQDIVRDQDLSRYIL, from the coding sequence ATGGAACAGCTGACACCCAGACAGATTGTGGCCGAGCTGGATAGATACATCATCGGCCAAAACGCGGCAAAGAAGGCGGTCGCCATCGCGGTACGCAATCGGTGGCGGCGGCAGAAGCTGCCTCCGGAACTCCGGGACGAGGTGGCGCCCAAGAACATCATCATGATCGGTCCCACCGGCGTTGGGAAAACCGAGATTGCCCGGCGACTGGCCAAGTTGGCCGAGGCCCCCTTCCTGAAGGTCGAAGCGTCCAAGTTCACCGAGGTTGGCTATGTGGGACGGGATGTGGACTCCATCATCCGGGATCTGACCGACATTGCGGTCAACATGGTTAAGGGTGAGCGGACGGCTGCGGTGGGAGAGCGGGCGGCCGAGTTGGCTGAGGAGCGACTCCTTGATCTCCTCGTCCCCCCAGGCAGGGCAGGTGCGCAACCGGTTGGGTTTGAGACACCCCAGGCTGCTCCTCAAGAAACCCGGGAAAAATTCCGCACTATGCTACGGGAGGGGAAGCTGGATGATCGAATTGTGGAGATTGAGATCCGGGACCGGACGCTGCCCATGGTCGAGGTTGTCCCGGGGGCAGGGGTAGAGGGGATGGATCAGCTGCGGGACATGCTCGACAACCTCCTCCCACACCGTATGAAACGTCGAAGAGTCAAGGTCATGGAGGCGCGACGAATCCTGGCTCAGGAAGAGGCCCAGAAACTGATTGACATGGATGAGGTGCTCGCCGAAGCAATTCGGCGGGCGGAGAACTCCGGGATCGTCTTCTTGGACGAGATCGACAAGATCACGGGGCGGGAGCGAGCATACGGTCCTGACGTCTCCCGGGAAGGGGTACAGCGAGATCTTCTGCCAATCGTGGAGGGGTCGACGATCAGTACAAAGCACGGGATGGTCCGGACCGACCATATCCTCTTCATCGCGGCTGGGGCCTTCCACGTCTCGAAGCCGGCGGACTTGATCCCAGAGATGCAGGGTCGTTTTCCCCTGCGGGTAGAATTGAACAGCCTCACCAAGGAGGACTTTATCCGGATCCTGACCGAGCCCCAGAACGCCCTCATCAAGCAGTACACCGCCCTCTTGGCGACCGAGGGCGTAGACTTGAGCTTTACCTCCGATGCAATCGAGGAAATTGCCAGTATTGCCAGCGCGGTGAACGACGCGACCGAAAACATCGGAGCTAGACGGCTCTACACCATCATGGAACGGTTCCTCGAGGATGTTTCCTTTGAGGCCCCGCACATGGATGGGGTCAAGGTGGAGATCAATTCCGCCTATGTCCGGG